One window of the Oncorhynchus clarkii lewisi isolate Uvic-CL-2024 chromosome 19, UVic_Ocla_1.0, whole genome shotgun sequence genome contains the following:
- the LOC139375513 gene encoding pneumococcal serine-rich repeat protein-like: protein MERDQLQKLIERLNWENKAASQAISPAASQAISPAASQAISPAASQAISPAASQATSPAASQAISPAAFQDTSPAASQAATQAISPAASQAISPAASQAISPAASQAISPAASQAISPAASQATSPAASQAISPAAFQDTSPAASQAASQAISPAASQAISPAASQAISPGHLSRPLLQLPLRPSLQDTSPGHLSSCLSGHLSSYPSGHLSSCLSGHLSSCHSGHLSSCLSGHLSSCLSGDLSRTLLQATSAAASQAISPAASQATSPAASQGTSPAASQATSPAASQATPPAASQATPPGVSPGHPSSCHSRQPLQLPLRPPLQLPLRAPLELPLRPALQLPLRSPLQLPLRPPLQLPLRPPLQLPLRKTSPAASQATPPAASRAISPAASQATPPAASQAISPAAIQATSPAASQAISPGHLSRPPLQLPLRPSLQLPLRPPLQLPLRPPLQLTLRPPLQLPLQATPPAAFPGHLFSCLSGNLSSCLSGHHYSCLSGHPSSCLSRPPLQLPLQATSPAASQATTTAASQGTSRAASQATPPAASQATSPAASQATSPAASQATPPAVSPGHPSSCHSRQPLQLPLRPPLQLPLRAPLELPLRPALQLPLSCLSGHLSSCHSGHLSSCLSGHLSRTPLQATSAAASQAISPAASQATSSAASQATSPAATPGNLSSCLSGHHYSCLSGHPSSCLSRPPLQLPLQATSPAASQATTTAASQGTSRAASQATPPAASQATSPAASQATSPAASQATPPAVSPGHPSSCHSRQPLQLPLRPPLQLPLRAPLELPLRPALQLPLRSPLQLPLRPPLQLPLSPPLQLPLSCLSGHLSSCHSGHLSSCLSGYLSRTPLQATSAAAFPGYLSSCHSRQPLQLPLRPPLQLPLRPSLQLPLRPPLQLPFQATSSAASQATSPAATPGNLSSCLSGHLCSCLSGHLSSCLSGHLSSCLSGHHYSCLSGHLSSCLSGHLSSCLSGHPSSCLSRPRLQLPLQATSPAPSQATSPAASQATTTAASQGTSRAASQATPPAASQATSPAASQATSPAASQATPPAASQATSPAASQATPPAASQATPPAASPGHLSSCLSGHLSSCLSGHPSSCLSGHLSSCLSRPPLQLPLQAISPAPSQATSPAASQATSPAASQATTTAASQGTSPAASQATSPAASQATPLAVSPGHASSCHSSCLSRPPLQLPLQAISPAPSQATSPAASQATSPAASQATSPAASQATSPAASQATPPAASQSVAGKHLITLLISTQLANENYNKG from the exons ctgcctctcaggccatctctccagctgcctctcaggccatctctccagctgcctctcaggccatctctccagctgcctctcaggccatctctccagctgcctctcaggccacctctccagctgcctctcaggccaTCTCTCCAGCTGCCTTTCAGGACACTtctccagctgcctctcagg CTGCCACTCAGGCCatctctccagctgcctctcaggccatctctccagctgcctctcaggccatctctccagctgcctctcaggccatctctccagctgcctctcaggccatctctccagctgcctctcaggccacctctccagctgcctctcaggccaTCTCTCCAGCTGCCTTTCAGGACACTtctccagctgcctctcagg ctgcctctcaggccatctctccagctgcctctcaggccatctctccagctgcctctcaggccaTATCTCCAGGACACCTCTCCAGGCCCCTTCTGCAGCTGCCTCTCAGGCCATCTCTCCAGGACACCTCTCCAGGCCatctctccagctgcctctcaggccaTCTCTCCAGCTACCCCTCGGGCCatctctccagctgcctctcaggccatctctccagctgccattcaggccacctctccagctgcctctcaggccacctctccagctgcctctcaggcGATCTCTCCAGGACACTTCTCCAGGCCACCTCTGCAGCTGCCTCTCAAGCCatctctccagctgcctctcaggccacctctccagctgcctctcagggcacctctccagctgcctctcaggccacctctccagctgcctctcaggccacccctccagctgcctctcaggccacccctccaggtgtctctCCAGGCCATCCCTCCAGCTGCCACTCCAGGcaacctctccagctgcctctcaggccacCACTACAGCTGCCTCTCAGGGCACCTCTCGAGCTGCCTCTCAGGCCAGCcctccagctgcctctcaggtcacctctccagctgcctctcaggccacctctccagctgcctctcaggccacccctccagctgcctctcaggaaaacctctccagctgcctctcaggccacCCCTCCAGCTGCCTCTCGGGCCatctctccagctgcctctcaggccacccctccagctgcctctcag gccatctctccagctgccattcaggccacctctccagctgcctctcaggccaTCTCTCCAGGACACCTCTCCAGGCCACCTCTGCAGCTGCCTCTCAGGCCatctctccagctgcctctcaggccacctctccagctgcctctcaggccacCCCTCCAGCTGACTCTCCGGCCACCCCTCCAGCTGCCTCTCCAGGCCACCCCTCCAGCTGCCTTTCCAGGCCACCTCTTCAGCTGCCTCTCAGGcaacctctccagctgcctctcaggccaccactacagctgcctctcaggccacCCCTCCAGCTGTCTCTCCAGGCCACCCCTCCAGCTGCCACTCCAGGcaacctctccagctgcctctcaaGCCACCACTACAGCTGCCTCTCAGGGCACCTCTCGAGCTGCCTCTCAGGCCACCcctccagctgcctctcaggccacctctccagctgcctctcaggccacctctccagctgcctctcaggccacCCCTCCAGCTGTCTCTCCAGGCCACCCCTCCAGCTGCCACTCCAGGcaacctctccagctgcctctcaggccacCACTACAGCTGCCTCTCAGGGCACCTCTCGAGCTGCCTCTCAGGCCAGCcctccagctgcctctcag ctgcctctcaggccatctctccagctgccattcaggccacctctccagctgcctctcaggccaTCTCTCCAGGACACCTCTCCAGGCCACCTCTGCAGCTGCCTCTCAGGCCatctctccagctgcctctcaggccacctcttcagctgcctctcaggccacctctccagctgccacTCCAGGcaacctctccagctgcctctcaggccaccactacagctgcctctcaggccacCCCTCCAGCTGTCTCTCCAGGCCACCCCTCCAGCTGCCACTCCAGGcaacctctccagctgcctctcaaGCCACCACTACAGCTGCCTCTCAGGGCACCTCTCGAGCTGCCTCTCAGGCCACCcctccagctgcctctcaggccacctctccagctgcctctcaggccacctctccagctgcctctcaggccacCCCTCCAGCTGTCTCTCCAGGCCACCCCTCCAGCTGCCACTCCAGGcaacctctccagctgcctctcaggccacCACTACAGCTGCCTCTCAGGGCACCTCTCGAGCTGCCTCTCAGGCCAGCcctccagctgcctctcaggtcacctctccagctgcctctcaggccacctctccagctgcctctcagTCCACCcctccagctgcctctcag ctgcctctcaggccatctctccagctgccattcaggccacctctccagctgcctctcaggctaTCTCTCCAGGACACCTCTCCAGGCCACCTCTGCAGCTGCCTTTCCAGGCTACCTCTCCAGCTGCCACTCCAGGcaacctctccagctgcctctcaggccacctctgcagctgcctctcaggccatctctccagctgcctctcaggccacCCCTCCAGCTGCCTTTCCAGGCCACCTCTTcagctgcctctcaggccacctctccagctgccacTCCAGGcaacctctccagctgcctctcaggccacctctgcagctgcctctcaggccatctctccagctgcctctcaggccacctctccagctgcctctcaggccacCACTACAGCTGCCTCTCAGggcacctctccagctgcctctcaggccacctctccagctgcctctcaggccacCCCTCCAGCTGTCTCTCCAGGCCACGCCTCCAGCTGCCACTCCAGGCAACCTCTCCAGCCCCCTctcaggccacctctccagctgcctctcaaGCCACCACTACAGCTGCCTCTCAGGGCACCTCTCGAGCTGCCTCTCAGGCCACCcctccagctgcctctcaggccacctctccagctgcctctcaggccacctctccagctgcctctcaggccacccctccagctgcctctcaggccacctctccagctgcctctcaggccacccctccagctgcctctcaggccacCCCTCCAGCTGCCTCTCCAGGCCatctctccagctgcctctcaggccacctctccagctgcctctcaggccacccctccagctgcctctcag gccacctctccagctgcctctccaggccacctctccagctgcctctccAGGCCATCTCTCCAGCCCCCTCTCAAGCCACCTCTCCAGCCGCCTctcaggccacctctccagctgcctctcaggccacCACTACAGCTGCCTCTCAGggcacctctccagctgcctctcaggccacctctccagctgcctctcaggccacCCCTCTAGCTGTCTCTCCAGGCCACGCCTCCAGCTGCCACTCTAG ctgcctctccaggccacctctccagctgcctctccAGGCCATCTCTCCAGCCCCCTctcaggccacctctccagccgcctctcaggccacctctccagccgcctctcaggccacctctccagccgcctctcaggccacctctccagctgcctctcaggccacCCCTCCAGCTGCCTCTCAGTCTGTGGCTGGGAAACACCTGATTACTCTGCTGATTTCAACACAGTTGGCCAATGAAAATTACAACAAGGGGTAG